One genomic segment of Clostridium saccharoperbutylacetonicum N1-4(HMT) includes these proteins:
- a CDS encoding DJ-1 family glyoxalase III, which produces MKKVCVLLAEGFEEIEALTVSDIMRRADVTCDLISMEDEIVKSSHGLEIKADKIFDADMEYDLVVIPGGIPGATNLRDDERVIKFVKKQNKEGKLLAAICAGPIVLGKSGLTEGINMTSYPGYEDELINCEYLEEAVVVDKNIITSRGPATAMAFSYKLLEMLGYEHKVEAISSGMLYKMYIG; this is translated from the coding sequence ATGAAAAAAGTATGCGTATTATTAGCAGAAGGATTTGAAGAAATAGAAGCTTTAACTGTATCTGATATAATGAGAAGAGCAGATGTAACCTGTGATTTAATTTCAATGGAAGATGAAATTGTTAAATCAAGTCATGGACTAGAAATTAAAGCAGATAAAATTTTTGATGCGGATATGGAATATGATTTGGTTGTAATTCCAGGAGGTATACCAGGAGCTACTAATTTGAGAGATGACGAAAGGGTAATAAAATTTGTAAAAAAACAAAATAAAGAAGGAAAATTATTAGCAGCAATTTGTGCAGGGCCAATTGTACTTGGGAAATCTGGTTTGACTGAAGGAATAAACATGACATCATATCCAGGTTATGAAGATGAATTAATTAACTGTGAATATTTAGAAGAAGCAGTTGTGGTTGATAAAAATATAATAACCAGTAGAGGACCAGCAACTGCAATGGCTTTTTCGTATAAATTATTAGAAATGCTAGGGTATGAGCATAAGGTTGAAGCTATTTCATCAGGAATGTTATATAAGATGTATATAGGTTAA